The Perca flavescens isolate YP-PL-M2 chromosome 23, PFLA_1.0, whole genome shotgun sequence genome has a window encoding:
- the LOC114550562 gene encoding histidine-rich glycoprotein-like: MTDQHHRPASQTIITDHHHRPTSQTSITDHHHRPTSQTNITDQHHRPTSQTIITDQHHRPTSQTSITDQHHRPSSQTNITDHHHRPSSQTSITDHHHRPTSQTNITDQHHRPASQTNITDQHHRPASQTSITDHHHRPSSQTSITDHHHRPSSQTNITDQHHRPTSQTIITDHHHRPTSQTNITDHHHRPTSQTNITDQHHRPSSQTIITDHHHRPTSQTNITDQHHRPASQTNITDQHHRPTSQTNITDQHHRPSSQTIITDHHHRPSSQTIITDQHHRPASQTSITDHHHRPASQTIITDHHHRPTSQTSITDQHHRPSSQTNITDHHHRPASQTNITDHHHR, translated from the coding sequence ATGACAGACCAACATCACAGACCAGCATCACAGACCATCATCACAGACCATCATCACAGACCAACATCACAGACCAGCATCACAGACCATCATCACAGACCAACATCACAGACCAACATCACAGACCAGCATCACAGACCAACATCACAGACCATCATCACAGACCAACATCACAGACCAACATCACAGACCAGCATCACAGACCAACATCACAGACCATCATCACAGACCAACATCACAGACCATCATCACAGACCATCATCACAGACCAGCATCACAGACCATCATCACAGACCAACATCACAGACCAACATCACAGACCAGCATCACAGACCAGCATCACAGACCAACATCACAGACCAACATCACAGACCAGCATCACAGACCAGCATCACAGACCATCATCACAGACCATCATCACAGACCAGCATCACAGACCATCATCACAGACCATCATCACAGACCAACATCACAGACCAGCATCACAGACCAACATCACAGACCATCATCACAGACCATCATCACAGACCAACATCACAGACCAACATCACAGACCATCATCACAGACCAACATCACAGACCAACATCACAGACCAACATCACAGACCATCATCACAGACCATCATCACAGACCATCATCACAGACCAACATCACAGACCAACATCACAGACCAGCATCACAGACCAGCATCACAGACCAACATCACAGACCAACATCACAGACCAACATCACAGACCAACATCACAGACCAACATCACAGACCATCATCACAGACCATCATCACAGACCATCATCACAGACCATCATCACAGACCATCATCACAGACCAACATCACAGACCAGCATCACAGACCAGCATCACAGACCATCATCACAGACCAGCATCACAGACCATCATCACAGACCATCATCACAGACCAACATCACAGACCAGCATCACAGACCAACATCACAGACCATCATCACAGACCAACATCACAGACCATCATCACAGACCAGCATCACAGACCAACATCACAGACCATCATCACAGGTAA